In a genomic window of Sphingomonas lutea:
- a CDS encoding helix-turn-helix domain-containing protein: MITRIREVRRARGLTLDDVAQRCEPPTTPQTIGRLETGTRTVSVGWLNRIARALEVDAQDLVDREDTAHLKVVAVLGPGGPTAPRRAAIVVPPRADDGQVAILVSSSTGDYRAGDEIWCDMLAAEDFGRALNRDVLLPRSGGRFMFGRLIDRDKDRLQLLPLGTGGRQQVVANPPWIAVARRLVRSL, translated from the coding sequence ATGATCACGCGCATCCGCGAAGTGCGTCGCGCGCGCGGGCTGACGTTGGATGACGTAGCGCAACGCTGCGAACCGCCGACTACGCCCCAGACGATCGGCCGGCTCGAAACGGGCACTCGAACAGTTTCGGTCGGATGGTTGAATCGGATCGCGCGCGCGCTTGAGGTCGACGCACAGGATCTCGTCGACCGCGAAGACACGGCCCATCTCAAGGTCGTTGCGGTCCTTGGTCCCGGCGGCCCAACCGCGCCGCGCCGCGCGGCCATCGTCGTCCCGCCGCGCGCCGATGACGGGCAGGTCGCGATCCTGGTGTCGTCGAGTACCGGCGATTACCGCGCAGGTGACGAAATCTGGTGCGACATGCTCGCCGCTGAAGATTTCGGACGGGCTCTCAATCGCGACGTGCTGCTGCCTCGTTCCGGCGGCCGATTCATGTTCGGCCGGCTGATCGACCGGGACAAGGACCGGCTGCAGCTCCTCCCCCTTGGAACGGGCGGCCGCCAACAGGTCGTCGCGAATCCGCCGTGGATCGCGGTAGCGCGCCGCCTTGTTCGAAGTCTCTGA
- a CDS encoding S24 family peptidase, with translation MTEIVREPRSELLPRPSSLALDHEAFALTIVTNSMWPRFSEGRRVAVSPQSKVAPGDDVVVKPRALSGSTTGEFDSVLIMHLTDRTRSGLRLRQFQPDFTISIRLEHVAAIMRVAGELF, from the coding sequence TTGACCGAGATTGTGCGCGAGCCGCGTTCGGAATTGCTCCCGCGTCCGTCGAGCCTTGCGCTCGACCATGAGGCCTTTGCGCTCACGATCGTCACGAACTCGATGTGGCCGCGATTCAGCGAGGGTCGGCGCGTGGCTGTCTCCCCTCAGTCAAAAGTCGCGCCTGGCGACGACGTTGTCGTAAAGCCGCGCGCCTTGTCCGGGAGTACGACAGGCGAATTCGACAGCGTGCTCATCATGCATCTGACGGATCGCACCCGTTCAGGCCTTCGGCTCCGGCAATTTCAGCCCGACTTCACCATTTCGATCCGGCTCGAGCATGTTGCCGCGATCATGAGGGTCGCAGGGGAATTGTTCTGA
- a CDS encoding MarR family winged helix-turn-helix transcriptional regulator yields the protein MNAYPIGSSTVPYSDGAPVLVTGSGQAAINRAAAFVEATGARVGGRITLDEASRRIADQASAAAVWIELEEDCGPALDVLLKQVEFDVEAGRYAAVVGVTADLIDRVVGNIDDPGIEVVVDGQEFERATALALAIGNSRRPLRVSDVAAEKNAQRIRQLSEEVSRIASTLARLSEGPSLPTPRPVMTEGDDVPPVSAETVRSVIRARRLRSRYFSEELFADPAWDMLLDLLQAEIAHLRVPVSSLCIAAAVPATTALRWLKTMVQQNVFMRRADPHDGRRVFVELAPQTSHALRRYFAEVDSTVPVI from the coding sequence ATGAATGCGTATCCAATCGGCTCGAGCACAGTTCCCTATTCCGATGGTGCACCCGTCTTGGTCACAGGATCGGGCCAAGCCGCGATCAATCGGGCTGCGGCCTTTGTCGAAGCAACGGGCGCACGCGTCGGCGGCCGCATCACGCTCGACGAGGCATCGCGCCGGATCGCCGACCAAGCATCGGCCGCCGCAGTCTGGATCGAACTCGAAGAAGATTGCGGACCAGCCCTCGACGTCCTCCTCAAGCAGGTTGAATTTGATGTAGAGGCCGGGCGCTATGCTGCGGTCGTCGGCGTTACCGCCGATCTTATCGACCGCGTGGTTGGCAACATTGACGATCCCGGAATTGAAGTCGTCGTTGACGGACAGGAATTCGAGCGCGCCACCGCGCTTGCGCTGGCAATCGGGAATTCGCGCCGTCCCCTGCGCGTTTCCGATGTCGCGGCGGAGAAAAATGCGCAGCGCATCCGTCAGTTGAGCGAGGAAGTCAGCCGAATTGCGTCCACGCTCGCGCGCCTGTCCGAGGGCCCGTCGCTGCCGACGCCCCGCCCTGTCATGACCGAAGGCGACGACGTTCCACCTGTGTCGGCCGAAACCGTGAGGTCGGTAATCCGGGCGCGCCGACTGCGGTCGCGCTATTTTTCCGAGGAGCTGTTTGCCGATCCTGCATGGGACATGCTGCTCGACCTGCTGCAAGCGGAAATCGCCCACCTGCGCGTGCCCGTGTCGAGCTTGTGCATCGCGGCCGCGGTACCAGCGACGACCGCGTTGCGGTGGTTGAAGACCATGGTGCAGCAAAATGTCTTCATGCGGCGTGCCGACCCGCACGACGGGCGGCGCGTGTTTGTCGAGCTGGCGCCGCAAACCAGCCACGCGCTGCGCCGTTACTTCGCCGAGGTCGATTCCACGGTCCCCGTCATTTGA
- the cysQ gene encoding 3'(2'),5'-bisphosphate nucleotidase CysQ, producing MNRSRLLEGLEDTARAAGEAILRVVERGFEVQRKSDASPVTEADQAAEAIILAALSHLAPNIPVIAEEEVAAGRIPRHGNTYFLVDPLDGTKEFVRGGADYTVNIGLIEGGQPVMGVVYAPASGRLHTGSVGEGAWLVDNGERSRINVRSRGPKIAAVASKSHLNQATVDYLESAVGTCERVAIGSSLKFCIIAEGKADIYPRLSPTSEWDTAAGHAVLLAAGGRVDGPGGDALQYGKPAFLNRAFVATAGWQAPSIDPFLASFAGGGDLPQGV from the coding sequence TTGAACCGTTCCCGCCTCCTGGAGGGGCTGGAAGACACGGCGCGCGCCGCGGGGGAGGCCATCCTGCGCGTGGTCGAACGGGGATTCGAGGTACAGCGCAAGTCGGACGCATCGCCCGTGACCGAGGCCGATCAGGCTGCCGAAGCGATCATCCTCGCGGCCCTTTCGCATCTTGCTCCGAACATTCCGGTGATCGCCGAGGAGGAGGTCGCGGCCGGCCGCATCCCCCGGCACGGAAACACCTATTTCCTTGTCGATCCGCTCGACGGAACCAAGGAGTTCGTCCGCGGCGGCGCCGATTATACCGTCAACATCGGTCTCATCGAAGGCGGCCAACCGGTGATGGGGGTGGTCTATGCACCGGCCAGCGGGCGGCTCCACACGGGATCCGTCGGGGAGGGGGCGTGGCTGGTGGACAATGGTGAACGATCGCGCATCAACGTTCGGTCGCGGGGGCCGAAGATCGCGGCGGTCGCCTCAAAATCCCATCTCAACCAGGCAACCGTGGATTACCTGGAAAGTGCGGTGGGGACGTGCGAGCGGGTCGCCATTGGATCATCCCTGAAATTCTGCATCATCGCCGAAGGCAAGGCCGATATTTATCCGCGGCTGTCGCCCACAAGCGAGTGGGATACTGCGGCGGGACATGCCGTGCTGCTGGCCGCGGGCGGTCGCGTTGACGGACCCGGCGGAGACGCCCTGCAATATGGCAAGCCCGCCTTCCTCAACCGCGCCTTTGTCGCCACCGCTGGCTGGCAGGCGCCGTCGATTGATCCTTTCCTTGCGAGCTTCGCGGGTGGCGGCGACCTACCTCAGGGTGTGTGA
- a CDS encoding SDR family NAD(P)-dependent oxidoreductase: MDISGVAAVVTGAASGLGEATARELAGAGAKVAIFDRDAARGEQVAKEIGGVFCEVDVTSDEKVAAAFERARAAHGQERILVNCAGVANAAKTVGRDKETKAAKRYPMQQFELAIQINLIGTFRCIANSAFGMVDLDPLTDGERGVIINTASVAAEDGQIGQAAYSASKGGVLAMALPIARDLMNDGVRVNTILPGVFKTPMVAMMPPNVQDALGQQVPFPKRLGSAEEYGRLARFLIENPYMNAAAIRLDGGIRMAPR, encoded by the coding sequence ATGGACATCAGTGGAGTGGCGGCGGTCGTCACCGGGGCCGCATCGGGGCTGGGCGAAGCGACTGCCCGCGAACTGGCCGGGGCCGGCGCGAAGGTCGCAATCTTCGACCGCGACGCTGCGCGCGGGGAGCAGGTCGCCAAGGAGATCGGCGGCGTTTTCTGCGAAGTCGACGTGACCAGCGACGAAAAGGTCGCGGCGGCGTTCGAGCGTGCGCGCGCTGCGCATGGGCAGGAGCGTATCCTGGTCAATTGCGCCGGCGTTGCCAATGCTGCCAAAACGGTTGGTCGCGACAAGGAGACCAAGGCCGCCAAGCGCTATCCGATGCAACAGTTCGAGCTGGCGATCCAGATCAACCTGATCGGCACGTTTCGCTGCATCGCCAATTCGGCATTCGGGATGGTCGACCTCGATCCGCTGACCGATGGGGAGCGCGGCGTCATCATCAACACCGCGTCGGTCGCGGCGGAAGACGGGCAGATCGGCCAGGCGGCCTATTCGGCGTCGAAGGGCGGGGTTCTTGCGATGGCCCTGCCGATCGCGCGTGACCTGATGAACGACGGCGTGCGCGTGAACACGATCCTTCCCGGCGTATTCAAGACCCCGATGGTGGCGATGATGCCGCCCAACGTGCAGGACGCGCTGGGACAACAAGTGCCCTTTCCGAAAAGGTTGGGCAGTGCCGAGGAATATGGCCGGCTGGCGCGCTTCCTGATCGAGAATCCGTACATGAACGCCGCGGCGATCCGGCTCGATGGCGGTATCCGCATGGCGCCGCGCTGA
- a CDS encoding L,D-transpeptidase family protein, which translates to MTGRKITIAAIGATAAGLLSMPASAQAPAPAAGQSSMLPAAASVASFYATHGKQGIWFRGGDQSAAAAQLVSILERAPFDGLATGPQVAAEVRAALSRAMSRQPADVMAAEQAMSAAWVQYVQAIKRPTPGMVYAIPVLGPQGTRADQILLTAAAAPSLDRHLATVSSVNPMYAQLRDTAWAQAQASGNMTPDPRLLANLERIRSIPSTGKFIVVDSGTQLMTMFENGRPVDSMKIVVGKTGYETPMIASIMYYIVYNPYWNAPDHLVRKIAQNYLSMGDKYLKSRGYQVMKDWTAASAVVPNDQVNWKAVASGKEQIRIRQKPQDDNSMGDLKFPFVNDLDIFLHDTPHKEYFGRANRYLSNGCVRLEDARRFGRWLLGTEPKPPGDDAEIQVQLPRGVPIYLTYTTAQARDGKLSYLPDAYGWDRRPAQLANAGK; encoded by the coding sequence GTGACGGGCAGGAAGATCACAATCGCCGCGATCGGCGCGACTGCAGCGGGCCTTCTGTCGATGCCGGCGTCGGCGCAGGCACCCGCACCTGCGGCCGGCCAGTCCTCAATGCTCCCGGCGGCGGCATCGGTCGCGTCCTTCTACGCAACGCATGGCAAGCAGGGCATCTGGTTTCGCGGCGGCGATCAAAGCGCTGCGGCCGCGCAGCTCGTCAGTATCCTTGAACGGGCGCCGTTCGACGGTCTCGCGACCGGACCGCAGGTTGCGGCCGAGGTCAGGGCCGCCCTCTCCCGCGCGATGAGCCGGCAGCCGGCCGACGTCATGGCGGCGGAACAGGCGATGTCCGCGGCCTGGGTGCAATATGTCCAGGCGATCAAGCGGCCGACCCCGGGCATGGTCTACGCCATCCCGGTCCTCGGCCCGCAGGGCACGCGCGCCGACCAGATCCTGCTGACCGCCGCCGCTGCGCCGTCGCTCGATCGGCACTTGGCGACCGTGTCCAGCGTCAATCCGATGTACGCGCAGCTTCGCGACACGGCATGGGCCCAGGCGCAGGCCAGCGGCAACATGACTCCGGACCCGCGATTGCTCGCCAATCTCGAGCGCATTCGCTCCATTCCTTCCACGGGCAAGTTCATCGTCGTCGATTCCGGCACGCAGCTGATGACGATGTTTGAAAACGGCCGACCGGTGGATTCGATGAAGATCGTCGTTGGCAAGACCGGCTATGAAACGCCGATGATCGCCAGCATCATGTACTACATCGTCTACAACCCGTACTGGAATGCGCCCGATCATCTCGTGCGCAAAATCGCGCAGAACTATCTGTCGATGGGCGACAAATATCTGAAGTCGCGCGGCTATCAGGTGATGAAGGATTGGACGGCGGCGTCCGCGGTCGTTCCCAACGACCAGGTCAATTGGAAGGCGGTCGCTTCGGGCAAGGAGCAGATCCGCATCCGGCAGAAACCACAGGACGACAACAGCATGGGGGATTTGAAATTCCCCTTCGTCAACGATCTCGACATCTTCCTGCACGACACGCCGCACAAGGAATATTTCGGCCGCGCCAACCGCTATTTGTCCAATGGCTGCGTGCGGCTGGAAGATGCGCGGCGATTTGGCCGCTGGTTGCTCGGCACCGAGCCCAAGCCACCTGGTGACGATGCCGAAATCCAGGTTCAGTTGCCGCGCGGCGTTCCGATCTATCTGACCTACACCACTGCGCAGGCCCGGGATGGCAAGCTCAGCTATCTGCCTGATGCATACGGTTGGGATCGCCGCCCTGCTCAACTTGCCAACGCAGGCAAGTAA
- a CDS encoding outer membrane protein: MRKLAIAVALASTALATPAVARDDSFYVGLEGGLMVVEDMAIEVTPRDTGITFPYIADHRYGWDVDAIAGYDFGSVRVEAELGYKTAGVDEVRTTTEGFDADGEGTALSLMGNVLFEFGDDDGMTGYAGGGVGVANVKYDIDLDDLPPFGGVEFSDSHTRFAWQAILGVKWALGPNVDLGLKYRFFNVQRLRYETDSPALSTGQDITDFTTSDVTARFRSHSLLASLIYNFASAPPPPPPRRLRPAASAASGDADVPGRYGDPGDGRLPGSAASASAAAAGAGTRSVSTAKRNTGSGTSPGPVFFCAQRTRAFAVPRLRARS, from the coding sequence ATGCGCAAGCTGGCCATTGCGGTGGCGCTCGCATCAACGGCACTGGCGACACCTGCTGTCGCTCGTGATGACTCGTTCTACGTCGGCCTCGAAGGCGGCCTCATGGTCGTCGAAGATATGGCTATCGAGGTGACGCCGCGCGATACGGGGATCACCTTCCCCTACATCGCCGATCACCGCTACGGCTGGGACGTCGACGCGATCGCCGGTTACGATTTCGGTTCGGTCCGGGTTGAAGCCGAGCTCGGCTACAAGACTGCGGGCGTGGACGAAGTTCGCACCACGACCGAGGGCTTCGACGCCGACGGCGAGGGCACTGCGCTCTCCCTGATGGGCAACGTCCTCTTCGAATTCGGTGATGACGACGGCATGACCGGCTATGCCGGCGGCGGCGTTGGCGTTGCCAACGTCAAGTACGACATCGACCTCGACGACCTGCCGCCTTTCGGTGGCGTCGAGTTCTCGGACTCGCATACGCGCTTTGCGTGGCAGGCGATCCTCGGCGTGAAGTGGGCGCTTGGCCCGAACGTCGACCTGGGCCTGAAGTATCGTTTCTTCAACGTGCAGCGCCTGCGCTACGAGACGGATTCTCCGGCGCTGTCTACCGGGCAAGACATCACCGACTTCACCACGTCGGATGTCACCGCCCGTTTCCGTTCGCACAGCCTTCTGGCGAGCCTGATCTACAACTTCGCGTCGGCCCCGCCGCCGCCGCCGCCCCGCCGCCTCCGCCCCGCCGCCTCCGCCGCCTCCGGCGACGCAGACGTGCCCGGACGGTACGGTGATCCTGGCGACGGACGTCTGCCCGGCTCCGCCGCCTCCGCCTCCGCCGCCGCCGCCGGCGCCGGAACGCGGTCAGTAAGCACTGCGAAAAGAAACACCGGCTCGGGCACCTCGCCCGGGCCGGTTTTCTTTTGTGCGCAGAGAACGCGGGCGTTCGCTGTGCCTAGGTTGCGCGCAAGGTCGTGA
- a CDS encoding HK97 family phage prohead protease, translated as MFGRPDKGGDVIRAGAFAEALRRAGEVPLVWQHKAGAVVGRIEHLSEDKRGLRVIAAVEDARAARLVGGGKINGLSFGYRVREASAAGGKRELIALDLVEVSLVANPMQPRARVHAVQAGLRSQT; from the coding sequence GTGTTTGGACGGCCGGACAAAGGCGGGGATGTGATCCGCGCCGGGGCGTTTGCCGAGGCATTGCGGCGCGCGGGCGAGGTGCCTTTGGTGTGGCAGCACAAAGCGGGCGCGGTGGTTGGGCGGATCGAGCATTTGAGCGAGGACAAGCGCGGGCTGCGGGTGATTGCGGCGGTCGAGGATGCGCGCGCTGCGCGGTTGGTCGGCGGCGGCAAGATCAATGGTTTGAGCTTCGGTTATCGCGTGCGTGAAGCGTCGGCGGCGGGCGGCAAGCGCGAGCTGATCGCGCTCGACCTGGTCGAGGTCAGCCTGGTTGCCAATCCGATGCAGCCGCGAGCGCGGGTGCATGCGGTTCAGGCGGGCTTGCGCAGCCAGACGTGA
- a CDS encoding DUF6127 family protein, translating into MAQAEGRGVDMITLRALAEESSEAGARRALAQLGLDDSRARRDMDELRELLSAWRDAKKSARQAIVGWIVRVALALLLIGIAVRLRLTDLFS; encoded by the coding sequence ATGGCGCAGGCCGAGGGGCGCGGGGTGGACATGATCACCTTGCGCGCGCTGGCCGAGGAATCGTCCGAGGCGGGGGCGCGGCGGGCGTTGGCGCAGCTCGGCCTCGACGATTCGCGGGCGCGGCGCGACATGGATGAATTGCGCGAACTGCTGTCGGCCTGGCGCGATGCGAAGAAAAGCGCGCGGCAGGCGATCGTCGGCTGGATCGTGCGGGTGGCGCTGGCCCTGTTGCTGATCGGGATCGCGGTGCGGCTGCGGCTGACGGATTTGTTCTCGTGA
- a CDS encoding phage portal protein produces MGWWFGRKSAPADVRPIVPAWLQSDADEVGFARSYSAQVEEVYRRNPVGQRAVRLVAGMLGALPVYAAEGDARAASQVQRDGLLETIAANLLLHGNAYVQLIADDRDAPAELCLLRPERVSVISDDRGWPVGYLYRAGGQAVRINRADGLDRRSIAHIKALNPRDDHYGLGCLDAAIGAASVHNRAAKWNKSLLDNAARPSGAMSYEPADGSVLTGEQFARLREELAVEFAGAGNAGRPLLLDGGLKWLPLSLTPADMDFVALKEGAARDIALAFGVPPVLVGLPGDATYANAREAGRALYRQTVLPMAARVLNALGEMLGDWLGPVRLAVDTDQLSELAEDRAKLWEQVGAATFLSDAEKREMLGFEAEVRS; encoded by the coding sequence ATGGGGTGGTGGTTCGGGCGCAAGAGCGCGCCGGCGGACGTGAGGCCGATTGTGCCCGCGTGGCTGCAGAGTGATGCAGATGAGGTGGGGTTCGCTCGCTCCTATTCGGCGCAGGTCGAGGAAGTGTACCGACGCAATCCCGTCGGCCAGCGCGCGGTGCGGCTGGTGGCGGGGATGCTCGGTGCGTTACCGGTTTATGCAGCGGAGGGTGACGCGCGGGCGGCGAGCCAGGTGCAGCGTGACGGGCTGCTCGAGACGATCGCGGCGAACCTGTTGTTGCACGGCAATGCCTATGTGCAGCTGATCGCCGACGACCGCGATGCGCCGGCGGAATTGTGCCTGCTGCGGCCCGAGCGGGTGAGCGTGATCAGCGACGATCGCGGCTGGCCGGTCGGCTATCTTTACCGCGCGGGCGGGCAGGCGGTGCGGATCAACCGCGCCGACGGGCTCGACCGGCGGAGCATCGCGCATATCAAGGCGCTCAACCCGCGCGACGACCATTATGGGCTGGGCTGCCTGGACGCGGCGATCGGCGCGGCGAGCGTGCACAACCGCGCGGCGAAATGGAACAAGTCGCTGCTCGACAATGCCGCGCGGCCGAGCGGGGCGATGAGCTACGAGCCGGCCGACGGCAGCGTGTTGACGGGCGAGCAATTCGCGCGGCTGCGCGAGGAACTGGCGGTGGAATTTGCCGGCGCGGGCAATGCCGGGCGGCCGCTACTGCTCGACGGCGGGCTCAAGTGGCTGCCGCTGAGCCTGACGCCCGCGGACATGGATTTCGTTGCGCTGAAGGAAGGCGCGGCGCGCGATATCGCGCTGGCGTTCGGCGTGCCGCCGGTGCTGGTCGGGCTGCCGGGCGACGCGACCTATGCCAATGCACGCGAGGCGGGGCGGGCGCTCTATCGCCAGACGGTGCTGCCGATGGCGGCGCGGGTGCTGAACGCGCTGGGCGAGATGCTGGGCGACTGGCTGGGGCCGGTGCGGCTGGCGGTGGATACCGACCAGCTGAGCGAGCTGGCCGAGGACCGCGCGAAATTGTGGGAGCAGGTGGGAGCGGCGACGTTCCTCAGCGATGCGGAGAAGCGCGAGATGCTCGGGTTTGAAGCGGAGGTGCGATCGTGA
- a CDS encoding DUF1294 domain-containing protein, which translates to MTIPWTYALPALLFVNVWTYVSFCQDKRLAQKGLHRIPESNLLMLAALGGSPAALLARHRFRHKTRKQPFSTLLFVIIALQIGALMGWFVI; encoded by the coding sequence ATGACCATCCCGTGGACCTACGCCTTGCCCGCGCTGCTGTTCGTCAATGTCTGGACGTACGTCAGCTTCTGCCAAGACAAGCGCCTCGCCCAGAAGGGTCTCCACCGCATCCCGGAAAGCAATCTGCTCATGCTAGCAGCCTTGGGCGGATCACCGGCCGCACTGCTCGCGCGCCATCGCTTCCGCCACAAGACCCGCAAGCAGCCGTTTTCCACGCTCCTCTTCGTCATCATCGCGCTTCAAATCGGCGCCCTCATGGGATGGTTCGTGATCTAA